agattaatccatatcgagcaaaaaaatcatcgttattaacataaattttatcgcgattcgatatgatatcgtttatcggcccagccctaggttaccggaacgttcccctaacctaaatgGAATGTTCTATTTACGTAAAGAACTTTCCAGGCTAACCACTAGGGAACGTTCCGGGAATCAAAAACTGTTAGCTGGGTCACTTGCCGCTTTAACTGAGGCTCTAAGGTGGTCGCGCCTGCAGCATTAAAGAGtgctaaaattttattttttgttggagTTTCGTTATGAATTTTGCTAGGGCTACACAAAATCCAATGCGCatcttgtcagtaaagccggttctgtaatcagttgTATATCTCCATCACCTGTGCTCGTTCAAGTTCAAGTACTTATGGTGCATTCAAGTCATGTTGGATAGATCGTATTTACGAGTTGGATGCACATTGATGCCACCACACAGTCGTTATTACAAAATTTTTATGTAAGCCCTGAGTTTCCGAGTTGGGGGGTGCCAGTGAattaacaaaaattattatttttttataatgtacAATAAAACTATATAAGTTATGCATACAAAATATTATATTGTTGTTTAATTTCCATAGAATATACAATGATGCAGTTTACATCCCCTTCATCAactgaataaaaacagaaaaaagcaaAAACGCAATGCACATTCTTAATTCGCCATTTTGTAGCTGCCGAGTTAAAAACATTGGTTGGAACAAGATGGCGATTTACCATTTCtacatacaattaaaaaaaagtgacTTGAATGCACCTGATGTTGTAATGACGACTTGCCATCTCTTAAGTACGAACTTCCCAGGAGGACTTGAACACTGCattactacacagagccgtaaTTTGCTAAATTACCATTAACATAGCATACAAACTAAGATCAATTCAAACGAGAATTGTTGCAATGCATGTGTTAATGTTGTATAAATGCACCCAAAACGCatgatttttctgtttttatttgaaaCCGGTGTTGTGTAATTGCTTCATTAATGATTGTACGTTTtacatattttcaaataaaacaatGGCAATTCGGAGGCTTGAAAATGCAAAACttttcagaaaataaaaaaataaaataaaaaatctgcttGCTGTCATGTTGAACAGAAAAATTGcaaaattgttattttgttttccaaatttcccaattgatttaaattttttttttttttttttttttttaggcctgATGAGTGTGAAAGAGGAAAGACGAGATCTGAATGAAGTGGAGGAGAAATATTGGGATCAGAAAGCTCAAATTGCCACTGGAGAAAAATTTGTGAGTTGCTCCAAAACCGAAAAACGTTGCTCGAAACGCAAAGTTAAAAGAAAAAAtggaaaaaggcctttcagctgctctcagtgtgaAAACGCATTCACTCAAGAAAAATACCTTAAgaatcacatgagaattcacaacaGATCAAAGCCTTTTatctgctctgagtgtggaagcGCTTTCAGCCATAGCGGAAGTCTTTGGAATCACATGCAAATCCATACGGGAATGAAAGCTTTCCCCTGCTCccggtgtggaaagagtttcaaacagaGAAGAAACCTTGACGAACACATAATGAAGGTCCATACTGCAAAAAGGCCTTTCacctgctctgagtgtggaaataCTTTCAAACACAAAGGAAGCCTTATAACTCACATGTTAATTCATaccggagaaaagcctttcacctgctctcactgcGGAAGTGCGTTCAGCCATAATGGAAGCCTTTGGAATCACATGAAACTTCATACTGGACAAAAGtctttcagctgctctcagtgtggaaagagctttaaGCAGAAAAAACAACTCTGTGACCATGTGCGCATTCACGCCTCAGTAAAGCgtttcagctgctctcagtgtggaaaagaTTTCGCTCGTAACGTTACCCTTAAGAATCACATGTTAATGCATGCTGGGAtaaagcctttcagctgctctcagtgtggaaaagaTTTCACTCGTAACGTTACCCTTAAGAATCACATGTTAATGCATGCTGGGATAAAGCCTTTcatctgctctcagtgtggaaaagaTTTCACTCGTAACGTTACCCTTAAGAATCACATGTTAATGCATGCTGGGAtaaagcctttcagctgctctcagtgtggaaggagtttcatACAAAAGAACCAATTTAATTTGCATGTTCGTATTCACACGTCAGAAAAGTCTTCCACCTCTCCTTAAGGCtgggacacaccaacccgacgccaaccaactagcgccgacgaaagcagaccgtcttgtcgcctctagtcggctgcgtctggGTAATTAAACTGAGCTTGAACACGAACTGACCAAACCCaactacaaactagaaggtggTTTCCGCGTatgcgtgaggagatataccatggtgtacctgcagatggcagtagtctgtattttcattACAAGAAGAGAACTCCGAAGAAGCGCTGCACGGTTTGCATAGCGTTTTCCGTTATGTCGTACAGCGCTGGCCTGTCTTGGATCAAACTCATCAGCTCGCCTTCAATAGCTTCCTTCCACACAGCCATAGTTGGTTTCGAATTGTGCGAATTACAAAATGATGACAGCGAGCCGGTTCCCTCTTGACTCTTTCCTTTGCTTGTTATGTTacttcacgttcaagtcctccacgcgctctgattcgatgtctgaacagccaatcagagcgctctctttcccagacaGCCCCGACAAGCCCAACGTCGATTCAACATGTcgaatcgggcaaactttggccgacgcGAGACCGACGAAAGCCGATgtgcggaacacaccgaaccAACGCGCTTCACCGactaggggtgtaaatcggagccttcaagacgattcgatacgataccgatttcttaagccaacgattcgattattttcgatacttcagaattccctgtgatacgatgcgattcgatccgattcgattcaatactagatatttttacatgatatctattaagtttcaaataaatcaacaaaaatagtgaataatttgccttttattgagaatacagaaactGTATTCTActcacataatgtgtatgttacactaaagcagttgtgctcaatgcactgcaaatataacagttactgcatctacaaagtgcaatcagataaattgtaataataaaaaaaggctaATGTTAatagtgcaggtctactatggccaattagcctattcactgttttaaaaagtttcatttatacaaaattggttacattttgaaaatataatttgcatcttattaagaggtaatggtcgtacatcctctgcagtagatgaactgcaaatagaaaactacacaaaat
The Garra rufa unplaced genomic scaffold, GarRuf1.0 hap1_unplaced_354, whole genome shotgun sequence genome window above contains:
- the LOC141317118 gene encoding uncharacterized protein, producing MVFIKEEIEEDMNGPEPWRIKQEEQGGLMSVKEERRDLNEVEEKYWDQKAQIATGEKFVSCSKTEKRCSKRKVKRKNGKRPFSCSQCENAFTQEKYLKNHMRIHNRSKPFICSECGSAFSHSGSLWNHMQIHTGMKAFPCSRCGKSFKQRRNLDEHIMKVHTAKRPFTCSECGNTFKHKGSLITHMLIHTGEKPFTCSHCGSAFSHNGSLWNHMKLHTGQKSFSCSQCGKSFKQKKQLCDHVRIHASVKRFSCSQCGKDFARNVTLKNHMLMHAGIKPFSCSQCGKDFTRNVTLKNHMLMHAGIKPFICSQCGKDFTRNVTLKNHMLMHAGIKPFSCSQCGRSFIQKNQFNLHVRIHTSEKSSTSP